A stretch of Xenopus laevis strain J_2021 chromosome 8S, Xenopus_laevis_v10.1, whole genome shotgun sequence DNA encodes these proteins:
- the nkrf.S gene encoding NF-kappa-B-repressing factor isoform X2 codes for MAEGIDVGEMPCFELVPGAKKTKRSGANDGEQPQKKFASRFGPRPRFEPVHFVVSSSQQDSFQESNGLDSQKQAQQGDSLPPDVFTTTSDTSDQEDCPEMDSLNSDTVEEEGRHDSGNFMSKIEQSYSAKFNAHYSTTSKEFCHNVLDMWKGVNQQGRKGIGFVKPPKTSDKFGKGIGKSTLSGRALYSLDNSAFIKQLSAIVLQEMASPKLSMNSERINYTFILSHSIQSCKTNPEYIYVPFKDISPINRPKNKNLPADGFACEVRCQDIYLATGYSGSKNGARDRAAERAVQLLQRPLEVRKMKRKFGQTFREEWVACPIDMPVKRLPPALKQENDSVCEMLPCADPAKGSLPTKEWTDFILTENACGAICVLNNSASLNKMTVEYKYIMMSKSVWKCGVFVQGHCVAEGYGNKKTSKHAAAKEAVRILKNLQPDLQKTTCAQTACTVNDPIKELKDVVVYANSTNPVCTMNDTAQFNNVTVDYIFERMAGDKWKCKVFMERQFLAEAVGIKKTLKHEAAEAAVSVLKQTQPVVVNNLKNGPAEDAISRNHIRVWSSEESAKQEIKEDNIGNQLLRKMGWKGGGLGKEGGGISEPVSVKEQFSREGLGLTTNKINKRDIEKIIRNYADSYNQDDLTFAKELSNEERKYIHQISQKFGLRSKSRGQGTERFLVVSRKRSKQDLIDQLRQDGQVGSYELLMPQQNNPMQCARESDPSKTNGTKKVFVCNDVASVSRTSNHLSQDSQSLSASVV; via the exons ATGGCAGAAGGAATTGATGTAGGAGAGATGCCATGCTTTGAGCTTGTTCCTggtgccaaaaaaacaaaaagatcagGAGCAAATGATG GAGAGCAACCTCAGAAAAAATTTGCTTCGCGTTTTGGGCCACGTCCAAGGTTTGAGCCTGTTCATTTCGTAGTCAGTAGTTCTCAACAGGACAGTTTTCAAGAAAGTAATGGCTTGGACAGTCAGAAGCAGGCCCAGCAAGGAGACAGCTTACCTCCAGATGTTTTTACTACTACAAGTGATACTTCTGATCAAGAAGATTGTCCAGAAATGGACTCATTGAATTCCGATACAGTGGAGGAGGAAGGCAGACATGATTCTGGAAATTTTATGTCAAAAATAGAGCAAAGCTATTCAGCCAAATTTAATGCTCACTATTCAACCACCTCAAAAGAATTTTGCCATAATGTACTTGATATGTGGAAAGGAGTGAACCAGCAAGGAAGGAAGGGCATTGGTTTTGTAAAACCTCCCAAAACGTCTGACAAATTCGGCAAGGGAATTGGAAAAAGTACTTTATCAGGACGCGCACTATACAGCCTGGATAATTCAGCCTTTATCAAGCAGCTTTCTGCTATAGTTCTACAAGAAATGGCAAGCCCAAAACTGAGCATGAATTCGGAGAGAATTAATTACACATTTATCTTATCACACAGTATTCAGTCATGTAAAACAAACCCAGAGTATATATATGTCCCTTTTAAAGATATCTCTCCAATCAACcgcccaaaaaataaaaaccttccaGCCGATGGCTTTGCTTGCGAAGTGAGGTGTCAAGATATTTACTTAGCCACTGGATACTCTGGTAGTAAAAATGGTGCCCGGGACCGAGCTGCTGAGCGGGCTGTGCAGCTATTACAAAGGCCTTTAGAAGTCCGAAAGATGAAACGGAAATTTGGACAGACCTTTCGTGAGGAATGGGTGGCTTGCCCAATTGACATGCCTGTGAAGAGATTACCCCCTGCCCTTAAGCAAGAAAATGATAGCGTCTGTGAAATGTTACCATGTGCTGACCCTGCAAAAGGAAGCCTACCTACCAAAGAGTGGACTGATTTTATTCTGACTGAAAATGCCTGTGGTGCTATATGTGTACTAAACAATTCTGCTAGCTTAAACAAAATGACCGTTGAATATAAATACATCATGATGTCCAAATCTGTGTGGAAATGTGGAGTTTTTGTGCAGGGTCACTGTGTTGCAGAAGGATACGGCAATAAAAAGACTAGTAAACATGCAGCAGCCAAGGAGGCTGtaagaattttgaaaaatttacagCCCGATCTTCAAAAAACGACTTGTGCTCAGACTGCCTGCACTGTTAATGACCCTATAAAAGAACTGAAAGACGTTGTAGTGTATGCAAATTCGACTAACCCTGTTTGTACAATGAACGACACCGCTCAGTTCAATAATGTGACCGTAGACTACATCTTTGAGAGGATGGCCGGTGATAAGTGGAAGTGCAAAGTTTTCATGGAAAGGCAGTTTCTAGCTGAGGCAGTGGGAATTAAGAAAACATTAAAGCATGAAGCTGCTGAGGCGGCTGTAAGTGTCCTCAAACAAACGCAGCCTGTGGTGGTGAATAACCTGAAGAATGGTCCTGCTGAAGATGCCATTTCTAGAAATCACATCCGTGTATGGTCAAGTGAAGAATCGGCTAAACAGGAAATCAAAGAAGATAATATTGGCAACCAACTGTTAAGGAAGATGGGATGGAAAGGTGGGGGGCTGGGAAAAGAAGGAGGAGGAATATCTGAACCCGTATCTGTTAAGGAGCAGTTTAGTCGAGAAGGGCTCGGTCTTACTACAAACAAAATCAATAAGAGAGACATTGAGAAGATCATTCGAAACTACGCTGATTCCTATAATCAGGATGACCTCACTTTTGCTAAAGAACTTTCCAATGAGGAACGGAAATACATCCATCAGATTTCTCAAAAGTTTGGCCTCAGGAGTAAGTCTCGCGGGCAGGGCACTGAGCGCTTCTTAGTAGTCAGCAGGAAGAGAAGCAAACAGGATCTCATAGATCAGCTGAGACAAGACGGGCAAGTTGGATCATATGAACTTCTAATGCCTCAGCAAAA TAATCCTATGCAGTGTGCCAGAGAATCTGATCCCTCTAAGACAAACGGAACTAAGAAGGTATTTGTCTGTAATGATGTAGCAAGCGTTTCCAGAACCTCAAATCATCTGTCACAGGACAGTCAGAGCTTATCTGCCTCTGTGGTATAA
- the nkrf.S gene encoding NF-kappa-B-repressing factor isoform X1: protein MASCDNEANRVSLEDFRQFHETEKQWAGRRQFLSRHLHLYPGPKTDQLIALSVVWSNIVFIGNRYGEKLTEKVHKMAEGIDVGEMPCFELVPGAKKTKRSGANDGEQPQKKFASRFGPRPRFEPVHFVVSSSQQDSFQESNGLDSQKQAQQGDSLPPDVFTTTSDTSDQEDCPEMDSLNSDTVEEEGRHDSGNFMSKIEQSYSAKFNAHYSTTSKEFCHNVLDMWKGVNQQGRKGIGFVKPPKTSDKFGKGIGKSTLSGRALYSLDNSAFIKQLSAIVLQEMASPKLSMNSERINYTFILSHSIQSCKTNPEYIYVPFKDISPINRPKNKNLPADGFACEVRCQDIYLATGYSGSKNGARDRAAERAVQLLQRPLEVRKMKRKFGQTFREEWVACPIDMPVKRLPPALKQENDSVCEMLPCADPAKGSLPTKEWTDFILTENACGAICVLNNSASLNKMTVEYKYIMMSKSVWKCGVFVQGHCVAEGYGNKKTSKHAAAKEAVRILKNLQPDLQKTTCAQTACTVNDPIKELKDVVVYANSTNPVCTMNDTAQFNNVTVDYIFERMAGDKWKCKVFMERQFLAEAVGIKKTLKHEAAEAAVSVLKQTQPVVVNNLKNGPAEDAISRNHIRVWSSEESAKQEIKEDNIGNQLLRKMGWKGGGLGKEGGGISEPVSVKEQFSREGLGLTTNKINKRDIEKIIRNYADSYNQDDLTFAKELSNEERKYIHQISQKFGLRSKSRGQGTERFLVVSRKRSKQDLIDQLRQDGQVGSYELLMPQQNNPMQCARESDPSKTNGTKKVFVCNDVASVSRTSNHLSQDSQSLSASVV from the exons TTATGGAGAGAAGCTTACAGAGAAAGTTCACAAGATGGCAGAAGGAATTGATGTAGGAGAGATGCCATGCTTTGAGCTTGTTCCTggtgccaaaaaaacaaaaagatcagGAGCAAATGATG GAGAGCAACCTCAGAAAAAATTTGCTTCGCGTTTTGGGCCACGTCCAAGGTTTGAGCCTGTTCATTTCGTAGTCAGTAGTTCTCAACAGGACAGTTTTCAAGAAAGTAATGGCTTGGACAGTCAGAAGCAGGCCCAGCAAGGAGACAGCTTACCTCCAGATGTTTTTACTACTACAAGTGATACTTCTGATCAAGAAGATTGTCCAGAAATGGACTCATTGAATTCCGATACAGTGGAGGAGGAAGGCAGACATGATTCTGGAAATTTTATGTCAAAAATAGAGCAAAGCTATTCAGCCAAATTTAATGCTCACTATTCAACCACCTCAAAAGAATTTTGCCATAATGTACTTGATATGTGGAAAGGAGTGAACCAGCAAGGAAGGAAGGGCATTGGTTTTGTAAAACCTCCCAAAACGTCTGACAAATTCGGCAAGGGAATTGGAAAAAGTACTTTATCAGGACGCGCACTATACAGCCTGGATAATTCAGCCTTTATCAAGCAGCTTTCTGCTATAGTTCTACAAGAAATGGCAAGCCCAAAACTGAGCATGAATTCGGAGAGAATTAATTACACATTTATCTTATCACACAGTATTCAGTCATGTAAAACAAACCCAGAGTATATATATGTCCCTTTTAAAGATATCTCTCCAATCAACcgcccaaaaaataaaaaccttccaGCCGATGGCTTTGCTTGCGAAGTGAGGTGTCAAGATATTTACTTAGCCACTGGATACTCTGGTAGTAAAAATGGTGCCCGGGACCGAGCTGCTGAGCGGGCTGTGCAGCTATTACAAAGGCCTTTAGAAGTCCGAAAGATGAAACGGAAATTTGGACAGACCTTTCGTGAGGAATGGGTGGCTTGCCCAATTGACATGCCTGTGAAGAGATTACCCCCTGCCCTTAAGCAAGAAAATGATAGCGTCTGTGAAATGTTACCATGTGCTGACCCTGCAAAAGGAAGCCTACCTACCAAAGAGTGGACTGATTTTATTCTGACTGAAAATGCCTGTGGTGCTATATGTGTACTAAACAATTCTGCTAGCTTAAACAAAATGACCGTTGAATATAAATACATCATGATGTCCAAATCTGTGTGGAAATGTGGAGTTTTTGTGCAGGGTCACTGTGTTGCAGAAGGATACGGCAATAAAAAGACTAGTAAACATGCAGCAGCCAAGGAGGCTGtaagaattttgaaaaatttacagCCCGATCTTCAAAAAACGACTTGTGCTCAGACTGCCTGCACTGTTAATGACCCTATAAAAGAACTGAAAGACGTTGTAGTGTATGCAAATTCGACTAACCCTGTTTGTACAATGAACGACACCGCTCAGTTCAATAATGTGACCGTAGACTACATCTTTGAGAGGATGGCCGGTGATAAGTGGAAGTGCAAAGTTTTCATGGAAAGGCAGTTTCTAGCTGAGGCAGTGGGAATTAAGAAAACATTAAAGCATGAAGCTGCTGAGGCGGCTGTAAGTGTCCTCAAACAAACGCAGCCTGTGGTGGTGAATAACCTGAAGAATGGTCCTGCTGAAGATGCCATTTCTAGAAATCACATCCGTGTATGGTCAAGTGAAGAATCGGCTAAACAGGAAATCAAAGAAGATAATATTGGCAACCAACTGTTAAGGAAGATGGGATGGAAAGGTGGGGGGCTGGGAAAAGAAGGAGGAGGAATATCTGAACCCGTATCTGTTAAGGAGCAGTTTAGTCGAGAAGGGCTCGGTCTTACTACAAACAAAATCAATAAGAGAGACATTGAGAAGATCATTCGAAACTACGCTGATTCCTATAATCAGGATGACCTCACTTTTGCTAAAGAACTTTCCAATGAGGAACGGAAATACATCCATCAGATTTCTCAAAAGTTTGGCCTCAGGAGTAAGTCTCGCGGGCAGGGCACTGAGCGCTTCTTAGTAGTCAGCAGGAAGAGAAGCAAACAGGATCTCATAGATCAGCTGAGACAAGACGGGCAAGTTGGATCATATGAACTTCTAATGCCTCAGCAAAA TAATCCTATGCAGTGTGCCAGAGAATCTGATCCCTCTAAGACAAACGGAACTAAGAAGGTATTTGTCTGTAATGATGTAGCAAGCGTTTCCAGAACCTCAAATCATCTGTCACAGGACAGTCAGAGCTTATCTGCCTCTGTGGTATAA